One region of Roseovarius faecimaris genomic DNA includes:
- a CDS encoding DUF294 nucleotidyltransferase-like domain-containing protein, with product MPLTQDQIIRFLHSVHPYDTLQPDAIATLAAQVQVRDVPQGAVIYDRGDQLEGLYLIYSGEVEISDENGVIVSHLGLRNSFGERGLLRDGVAVTGARMREAGVLLVLPPTPFEALMAEEPAVRAFFDRSRSAKPQERSLATTRVETLMTRGPAECGPGATVQHAAGLMRDKRISSLCITQDGALRGILTTRDLSNKVLAAARPLDTTVRDVMTADPITLPPSAIGSDVLHAMMEHRIGHLPIVEGGSLVGIVTQTDLTCFQAVSSAELVREIAQANTAEEMAEVTARIPKLLVQLVAAGNRHEVVTRLITDIADTATRRLLALAEAALGPAPVPYLWLACGSQGRQEQTGVSDQDNCLFLDDAVTDTDRDGYFAELAKRVCDGLNTCGYVYCPGDMMATNPRWCQPVRVWKEYFAGWINKPNPEAQMLASVMFDLRPIGGHRALFDDLQENTLKAASANSIFVAHMISNSLKHQPPLSLLRGLATIRSGEHKNTIDLKHNGVVPIVDLARIHALRGRLTPVNTRARLEAAEAQGTLSASGAQDLLSAYDLIADTRLEHQAKLVKQGKAPDNFLPPANLPDFDRSHLRDAFVVVKTMQSAIGHGSGMLG from the coding sequence TTGCCCCTGACCCAAGACCAGATCATACGTTTTTTGCACTCGGTTCACCCCTATGACACGCTTCAGCCCGACGCGATCGCGACACTGGCGGCACAGGTCCAGGTGCGGGATGTTCCGCAGGGCGCGGTGATCTATGACAGGGGTGATCAGCTTGAGGGGCTCTATCTGATCTATTCCGGCGAGGTGGAGATCAGCGACGAGAATGGCGTGATTGTCTCGCATCTGGGATTGCGTAACTCGTTCGGAGAGCGCGGGCTCTTGCGCGATGGGGTTGCGGTGACGGGTGCGCGGATGCGCGAGGCGGGCGTGTTGCTTGTCCTGCCGCCGACGCCGTTCGAGGCATTGATGGCTGAAGAACCCGCGGTGCGCGCCTTCTTTGACCGGAGCCGGTCCGCGAAGCCGCAGGAGCGGTCGCTTGCGACCACGCGCGTGGAAACGCTGATGACACGCGGGCCTGCCGAATGCGGCCCCGGCGCCACGGTGCAGCACGCCGCAGGTCTGATGCGCGACAAACGGATTTCGTCGCTTTGCATCACGCAGGACGGTGCGCTGCGGGGCATCCTCACCACCCGCGATCTGTCCAACAAGGTGCTTGCCGCGGCGCGCCCGCTGGATACGACCGTGCGCGACGTGATGACCGCCGACCCGATCACCCTGCCGCCGTCTGCTATCGGATCGGATGTTCTGCACGCGATGATGGAGCACCGCATCGGCCATTTGCCGATTGTCGAGGGCGGAAGCCTCGTGGGCATTGTTACACAGACGGATCTCACGTGCTTCCAGGCGGTCAGCTCGGCCGAGCTGGTGCGCGAGATCGCCCAGGCGAATACCGCCGAGGAGATGGCCGAGGTCACCGCCCGCATTCCCAAACTGCTGGTGCAGCTTGTCGCCGCCGGCAACCGGCACGAGGTGGTCACGCGGCTGATCACGGACATCGCCGATACCGCCACCCGCCGCCTTCTGGCGTTGGCCGAAGCCGCTCTTGGCCCCGCGCCCGTGCCGTACCTCTGGCTTGCCTGCGGAAGCCAGGGACGGCAGGAGCAGACCGGTGTGAGCGATCAGGACAACTGCCTATTTCTGGACGATGCGGTGACGGATACCGACCGCGACGGGTACTTTGCCGAGCTGGCCAAACGTGTCTGCGACGGGCTCAACACTTGCGGCTATGTCTATTGTCCCGGTGACATGATGGCGACCAACCCGCGCTGGTGTCAGCCGGTCAGGGTGTGGAAGGAGTATTTCGCAGGCTGGATCAACAAGCCCAACCCGGAGGCCCAGATGCTGGCCTCGGTGATGTTTGATCTGCGGCCCATCGGCGGGCATCGGGCGCTGTTTGACGATCTTCAGGAGAACACGCTGAAAGCCGCCAGCGCGAACTCGATCTTCGTGGCGCATATGATTTCCAACTCGCTCAAGCATCAGCCACCGCTGAGCCTTCTGCGCGGGCTGGCGACGATCCGCTCGGGCGAGCACAAGAACACGATTGATCTGAAGCATAACGGTGTGGTGCCCATCGTGGACCTTGCCCGCATACATGCGCTGCGCGGGCGGCTCACCCCGGTGAACACCCGCGCACGGCTGGAAGCGGCAGAGGCGCAGGGCACGCTCAGCGCTTCTGGCGCGCAGGATCTGCTGAGCGCCTATGACCTTATTGCCGACACACGGCTGGAGCATCAGGCGAAGCTGGTGAAGCAGGGCAAGGCACCCGACAATTTTCTGCCGCCCGCCAACCTGCCCGATTTTGACCGCAGCCATCTGCGCGATGCGTTCGTCGTGGTCAAGACCATGCAATCCGCCATCGGCCACGGCAGTGGTATGCTAGGATAG
- the soxA gene encoding sulfur oxidation c-type cytochrome SoxA gives MRKTKTVTGLMTLALMAGGAALAEPVEDTLNVNGEIEMTTWTEASAAVDGALSEVISGWHFRGEETRAMQQDDFDNPGMIFVESAMEAWETAEGSEGKSCASCHEGSDSMAGVRAVYPKWNEAAGEVRTLEMQINDCRENRMGAEPWKYTGGDMVNMTALIASVSRGLPINVAIDGPAQSTWEQGKELYYTRTGQLELSCANCHEDNYGNMIRADHLSQGHINGFPVYRLKNTKLNAVHARFKGCVRDTRAETYAPGSPEFVALELYVASRGNGLSVEGPSVRN, from the coding sequence ATGAGAAAAACGAAAACCGTAACCGGTTTGATGACCCTTGCCCTGATGGCAGGCGGAGCGGCATTGGCGGAGCCTGTCGAGGACACGCTGAACGTCAATGGCGAGATCGAGATGACCACCTGGACCGAGGCGTCGGCGGCGGTCGATGGCGCGCTGAGCGAGGTGATCTCGGGCTGGCATTTCCGCGGCGAAGAGACCCGTGCGATGCAGCAGGATGATTTTGACAATCCCGGCATGATTTTCGTCGAAAGTGCCATGGAAGCCTGGGAAACCGCCGAGGGATCCGAAGGTAAATCCTGCGCAAGCTGCCATGAGGGATCGGACAGCATGGCAGGGGTTCGCGCAGTCTATCCCAAGTGGAACGAAGCGGCTGGCGAAGTCCGCACGCTGGAAATGCAGATAAACGATTGCCGCGAGAACCGCATGGGCGCCGAGCCGTGGAAATACACCGGTGGCGACATGGTGAACATGACGGCACTTATTGCCTCGGTCTCGCGCGGTCTGCCGATTAACGTGGCCATTGACGGCCCCGCTCAATCGACCTGGGAGCAGGGCAAGGAGCTCTACTATACCCGGACCGGTCAGCTTGAGCTGAGCTGCGCCAATTGCCATGAAGACAACTATGGCAACATGATCCGCGCGGACCACCTCAGCCAGGGCCATATCAATGGCTTTCCCGTGTATCGCCTGAAAAACACCAAGCTGAACGCGGTGCATGCCCGCTTCAAGGGCTGTGTGCGCGACACCCGCGCCGAGACCTACGCACCGGGCAGCCCTGAGTTTGTCGCTCTGGAGCTTTATGTCGCCTCACGCGGCAACGGTCTGTCGGTCGAAGGACCGTCGGTTCGCAACTAA
- a CDS encoding thioredoxin family protein: MTRLTALLSATCLALPLWAAELGDDGLHKADWMRDTFKDLNEDLAEANAEGKRLVIMVEQRGCVYCAKMHKEVFSDPEVSDYIRENFFVVQMNLHGDTEVTDFDGEALSEKAAARKWGILFTPSILFLPKEVEEGQTAAESAVALMPGAFSKGTTIDMFTWVNEERYALDSEEDFQRYHARRIQERNNGSFD; encoded by the coding sequence ATGACCCGTCTGACCGCTTTGCTGTCCGCTACCTGTCTGGCGCTGCCACTCTGGGCCGCCGAGTTGGGCGATGATGGTCTGCACAAGGCCGACTGGATGCGCGACACGTTCAAGGACCTGAACGAAGATCTGGCCGAGGCCAATGCGGAAGGCAAGCGTCTGGTGATCATGGTGGAGCAACGCGGTTGTGTGTATTGCGCCAAGATGCACAAGGAGGTGTTCTCGGACCCTGAGGTCTCCGATTACATCCGTGAAAACTTCTTTGTCGTGCAGATGAACCTGCATGGCGACACGGAGGTGACGGATTTCGATGGCGAGGCGCTGAGCGAAAAAGCTGCGGCGCGCAAATGGGGCATATTGTTCACGCCTTCGATTCTCTTCCTTCCGAAGGAGGTGGAAGAGGGGCAAACTGCCGCAGAGTCGGCTGTGGCGTTGATGCCCGGTGCCTTCTCCAAGGGGACAACGATCGACATGTTCACCTGGGTCAACGAGGAGCGCTATGCGCTTGATTCGGAAGAGGATTTCCAGCGCTATCATGCAAGACGCATCCAGGAGCGGAACAACGGCAGTTTTGACTGA
- a CDS encoding 3'-5' exonuclease — protein sequence MLTSLSLRLRIFLFFLFIAVVGIGLVGASLLIGFSRLDPEAPGAAFIFAGLLSAFGLLGLVAGVWLLFDENVAKPIERLAAAMRTRAHAGVDVKLKEDEAKYLGDLAPATQAVTGQLTQSTMDAADAVAAETARLATEKDRLTALLTEIPIAMILVSPSHQIVLYDGQAAEVLRQIHTPRLNASIFDFFREQELLEAHAKLKETGAEVSFRAHGTKGKLAFDARLKPLSGAPGYMLLVDDTQAVIPASHARPLIYDFDLMDQALPRTVEDQPIAQMNFVVFDTETTGLLPHKDEIVQIGAVRVVNCRIVPGEVMDQLVDPGRPIPPASTKVHHVTDEMVKGAPDPVAACAMFHEFASGAVIVAHNAPFDLAFMKRHGASAGLNWDHPVLDTVLLSAVLFGASETHTLDAVCDRLGITIPDVLRHTALGDAQATAEVLCKLLPMLTSRGFTTFGEVIAQTRQHGRLLQDMN from the coding sequence ATGTTGACCTCACTTAGCCTGAGACTGCGCATTTTTCTGTTCTTCCTGTTCATTGCGGTTGTCGGGATCGGCCTTGTAGGGGCGTCGCTGCTCATCGGTTTTAGCCGGCTTGACCCCGAGGCGCCCGGCGCGGCGTTCATCTTTGCGGGGTTGCTCTCGGCCTTTGGTCTACTGGGTCTGGTTGCGGGGGTCTGGCTGCTCTTTGATGAAAATGTCGCCAAACCGATCGAACGGCTCGCAGCAGCGATGCGAACCCGCGCCCATGCCGGGGTTGATGTGAAGCTGAAGGAGGACGAGGCGAAATATCTCGGTGATCTCGCCCCGGCTACCCAGGCCGTGACCGGACAGTTGACACAATCCACCATGGATGCTGCCGATGCCGTCGCCGCCGAAACCGCGCGTCTGGCCACCGAAAAGGACCGACTGACCGCGCTTCTGACAGAGATCCCGATCGCCATGATCCTGGTCAGCCCGTCACATCAGATCGTGCTCTATGACGGGCAGGCGGCGGAGGTTCTTCGGCAAATCCATACGCCTCGCCTCAACGCGTCGATCTTTGATTTCTTCCGTGAGCAGGAGCTGCTTGAGGCCCATGCAAAGCTGAAGGAGACCGGCGCGGAGGTGTCCTTTCGTGCGCATGGCACCAAGGGCAAGCTGGCCTTTGATGCGCGGCTGAAGCCACTGAGCGGCGCGCCGGGGTACATGCTGCTTGTGGATGACACGCAGGCGGTGATCCCCGCGAGCCACGCCCGCCCGCTGATCTATGATTTCGACCTGATGGATCAGGCTCTGCCCCGGACCGTCGAGGACCAGCCGATCGCGCAGATGAATTTTGTGGTGTTTGATACCGAGACCACCGGTCTTCTGCCACACAAGGACGAGATCGTGCAGATCGGCGCGGTCCGCGTCGTCAATTGCAGGATCGTGCCGGGCGAAGTGATGGATCAGCTTGTCGATCCCGGACGGCCGATTCCGCCCGCCTCGACGAAAGTGCATCATGTGACCGATGAGATGGTCAAAGGCGCGCCCGATCCTGTGGCGGCCTGCGCGATGTTTCATGAATTCGCCAGCGGTGCCGTGATCGTGGCGCATAATGCCCCGTTCGATTTGGCCTTCATGAAGCGGCATGGGGCCTCGGCAGGGCTCAACTGGGACCACCCGGTGCTCGATACGGTGCTGCTGTCTGCGGTGCTGTTCGGGGCGAGCGAGACACATACGCTGGACGCGGTCTGTGACCGGCTCGGGATCACCATCCCTGACGTGTTGCGTCACACGGCGCTGGGCGATGCGCAAGCCACTGCAGAGGTATTGTGCAAGCTGTTGCCGATGCTCACGTCACGCGGCTTCACCACCTTCGGCGAGGTGATCGCGCAGACCCGCCAGCACGGGCGGCTGTTGCAGGACATGAACTGA
- a CDS encoding YeeE/YedE family protein, translated as MLDGIPEPVLVALVGFVGGGLLGLAARLGRFCTLGAIEDYLYQGSDTRLRMWVLAIGFAGLMAFMLVLAGALDPNRTVYHLAPFSPLAHILGGLLFGYGMALAGNCGFGALARVGGGDLRSFVIVLVMGVSAYVMLSGPLAFLRVAFIDATAIGTNARGYAEILSGVSGLPLAICGLLLSALVAAVALGSRAFLAERAAMLWAAVVALAIALGWAGTSYLATQGFGAIAVESHTFTAPLGETMLYFMTSSGGGLSFGVGSVAGVWVGAFCGSLIKGHFRWEACEDPRELRRQFFGAVLMGFGAVLAMGCTIGQGISAFSVMALGAPLTFAAIFAGAALGLRQLIEGFARI; from the coding sequence ATGTTGGACGGTATCCCTGAACCGGTGCTGGTTGCACTTGTGGGCTTTGTCGGCGGCGGGCTTCTGGGACTTGCGGCAAGGCTTGGCCGGTTCTGCACCCTCGGCGCTATCGAGGATTATCTCTATCAGGGCAGCGACACGCGGCTGCGCATGTGGGTTCTGGCAATTGGCTTTGCGGGGTTGATGGCCTTCATGCTGGTGCTTGCCGGAGCGCTCGATCCCAACCGCACGGTCTATCACCTCGCACCCTTCTCGCCGCTGGCCCATATCCTGGGCGGGCTGCTCTTTGGCTATGGCATGGCCCTGGCTGGCAATTGCGGATTTGGCGCGCTGGCGAGGGTCGGTGGCGGCGATCTGCGGTCCTTCGTGATCGTGCTGGTCATGGGCGTGTCAGCTTATGTGATGCTCTCCGGCCCGCTGGCGTTCCTGCGGGTGGCCTTCATCGACGCCACGGCCATTGGCACCAACGCCCGCGGCTATGCCGAAATCCTGTCTGGTGTCAGCGGTCTGCCACTCGCAATCTGCGGGCTCTTACTCTCTGCGCTCGTTGCGGCCGTCGCTCTCGGCTCGCGCGCCTTTCTGGCCGAACGCGCGGCGATGCTCTGGGCCGCGGTTGTGGCGCTGGCCATCGCGCTTGGCTGGGCCGGAACAAGTTACCTTGCCACCCAGGGCTTCGGCGCGATTGCAGTCGAAAGTCACACCTTTACCGCGCCCCTGGGCGAGACCATGCTTTATTTTATGACATCCAGCGGGGGCGGCCTCAGCTTCGGGGTGGGGTCGGTGGCCGGGGTCTGGGTCGGTGCATTCTGCGGCAGCCTGATCAAGGGGCATTTCCGCTGGGAAGCCTGCGAAGACCCGCGCGAGCTACGGCGCCAGTTCTTTGGCGCGGTTCTGATGGGCTTCGGCGCGGTGCTGGCAATGGGGTGTACTATCGGACAGGGCATCTCGGCCTTTTCGGTCATGGCACTCGGTGCGCCGCTAACCTTCGCCGCGATCTTCGCGGGCGCTGCTTTGGGTCTGCGCCAGCTGATCGAAGGCTTTGCCCGGATTTGA
- a CDS encoding ArsR/SmtB family transcription factor has product MALPVITEDISDAEMDRMMRNACDASAFLKAISHEGRLMILCHLATGEKSVTELEELLSARQAAVSQQLSRLRTEGLVTPRREGKAIYYSLADQRAVRILDVVYDLFCNGNR; this is encoded by the coding sequence ATGGCCCTGCCCGTTATCACCGAGGACATCAGCGACGCAGAGATGGATCGCATGATGCGTAACGCCTGCGATGCGTCTGCCTTTCTCAAGGCGATCAGCCACGAGGGGCGGCTGATGATTCTGTGTCACCTGGCCACCGGTGAAAAATCGGTGACCGAGCTTGAAGAGCTTCTTTCGGCCAGACAAGCGGCGGTCTCGCAGCAATTGTCGCGCCTCAGGACCGAGGGCCTGGTCACGCCCCGCCGCGAAGGCAAGGCGATTTATTACAGCCTCGCCGATCAGCGCGCTGTGCGCATCCTTGACGTGGTCTACGATCTATTCTGCAATGGAAATCGCTGA
- the soxB gene encoding thiosulfohydrolase SoxB encodes MISRRDFLQTSMAASAILGASGFGNWAKLAAQQALTQDQLLEFETFGNVSLIHVTDIHAQLKPIYFREPSINIGVGDNKGAVPHITGADFRKAYGIDDGSPSHYALSSGDFSALAQTYGRVGGLDRVATVINAIRADRPDAILLDGGDTWHGSYTCYHTAGQDMVNVMNALKPDAMTFHWEFTLGSDRVHELVEGLPFAALGQNIFDAEWDEPAEMFPPYTFFERGGTKVAVIGQAFPYMPIANPGWMFPEYAFGIRDENMQEMVDEVRGQGAEVVVVLSHNGFDVDKKMAGIVSGIDVILSGHTHDALPEPVLVGETIIVASGSNGKFVSRVDLDVRDGRMMGFRHKLIPIFSDVITPDAEVSALIDEQRAPYQDQLTEVIGQTDSLLYRRGNFNGSWDDLICNALISEREADIAMSPGVRWGPSLIPGQDITREDIWNVTSMTYGAAYRTEMTGEFIKVILEDVADNIFNPDPYYQQGGDMVRIGGMAYRIGINQPQGSRISEMTLLKTSEAIDPAKTYVVAGWASVNEGTEGPQIWDVVESHIRKQGTVSLDPNNSVTVVGA; translated from the coding sequence ATGATCTCACGGCGTGATTTTCTGCAAACCAGCATGGCAGCCTCCGCGATTCTCGGCGCCTCCGGATTTGGCAACTGGGCCAAGCTGGCCGCGCAACAGGCTCTGACCCAGGATCAGCTGCTGGAGTTCGAGACATTCGGGAATGTCTCGCTCATTCATGTCACGGATATTCACGCCCAGCTCAAGCCGATCTATTTCCGCGAGCCGTCGATCAACATCGGCGTGGGCGACAACAAGGGCGCGGTGCCGCATATCACCGGCGCCGATTTCCGCAAGGCCTACGGAATCGACGATGGCAGCCCCTCGCATTATGCGCTGAGCTCGGGCGATTTCTCGGCGCTGGCGCAGACCTATGGCCGCGTCGGTGGGCTGGATCGTGTGGCGACGGTCATTAATGCGATCCGCGCGGACCGGCCTGATGCGATCCTGCTCGATGGCGGCGACACCTGGCATGGCTCCTACACCTGCTATCACACGGCGGGGCAGGATATGGTCAACGTGATGAACGCGCTCAAGCCTGACGCGATGACTTTCCACTGGGAGTTCACCCTGGGCAGTGACCGCGTTCATGAGTTGGTCGAGGGTCTGCCATTCGCGGCGTTGGGGCAGAATATTTTCGATGCCGAGTGGGACGAACCGGCCGAGATGTTCCCGCCCTATACCTTCTTCGAGCGCGGCGGCACCAAGGTCGCTGTGATCGGGCAGGCTTTCCCTTACATGCCGATTGCGAACCCGGGGTGGATGTTCCCCGAATACGCGTTCGGTATCCGCGATGAGAACATGCAGGAGATGGTCGACGAGGTCCGTGGGCAAGGGGCCGAAGTGGTTGTCGTGCTGTCTCACAATGGCTTTGACGTCGATAAGAAAATGGCCGGGATCGTCTCGGGCATCGACGTGATCCTTTCGGGCCATACCCATGATGCACTGCCCGAGCCGGTGCTGGTGGGCGAGACGATCATCGTGGCCTCGGGCTCTAACGGCAAGTTCGTGAGCCGTGTCGATCTGGACGTGCGCGACGGGCGGATGATGGGTTTCCGGCACAAGCTGATCCCGATCTTCTCGGACGTGATCACCCCGGATGCCGAGGTCTCCGCGCTGATCGACGAACAGCGCGCGCCCTATCAGGACCAGTTGACCGAGGTGATCGGCCAGACCGACAGCCTGCTTTACCGCCGGGGCAACTTCAACGGATCCTGGGACGATCTGATCTGCAACGCGCTGATTTCCGAGCGCGAGGCCGATATCGCCATGTCGCCCGGTGTGCGCTGGGGTCCGAGCCTGATCCCCGGGCAGGACATCACCCGCGAAGATATCTGGAACGTCACGTCCATGACCTATGGCGCGGCCTACCGGACGGAAATGACCGGCGAGTTCATCAAGGTGATCCTGGAGGATGTGGCTGACAACATCTTCAACCCCGATCCCTATTACCAGCAGGGCGGCGACATGGTGCGCATCGGGGGCATGGCTTACCGGATCGGCATCAACCAGCCGCAGGGCAGCCGGATCTCGGAGATGACCCTGCTGAAAACCAGCGAGGCGATTGACCCCGCCAAGACCTATGTCGTGGCCGGCTGGGCCTCGGTCAACGAAGGCACCGAAGGACCGCAGATCTGGGATGTGGTGGAAAGCCATATCCGCAAGCAGGGGACTGTGTCCCTTGATCCCAATAACAGCGTCACGGTCGTGGGCGCGTAA
- the soxX gene encoding sulfur oxidation c-type cytochrome SoxX — protein MKIIFTTAAIAALSCTGALAGEVAPTEVKFEDGAIAASLSGKPGDPAAGREIVSSKSLGNCVACHAATDLADVPFHGEIGPPLDGAGDRWSEAELRGIVANAKMMFDGTMMPSFYKTEGFIRPGKAYTGKAADDTFAPLLSAQQIEDVVAYLVTLKE, from the coding sequence ATGAAGATCATCTTCACAACAGCGGCGATCGCAGCACTGAGCTGCACCGGCGCACTGGCCGGTGAGGTTGCCCCGACGGAGGTCAAGTTCGAAGACGGGGCGATTGCCGCGTCGCTCAGCGGCAAGCCGGGTGATCCGGCAGCGGGCCGCGAGATCGTAAGCTCGAAGAGCCTGGGCAATTGCGTGGCCTGCCACGCGGCGACGGACCTGGCCGATGTGCCGTTCCATGGAGAGATCGGCCCGCCGCTCGATGGTGCCGGCGACCGCTGGAGCGAGGCAGAGCTGCGTGGCATCGTGGCCAATGCCAAGATGATGTTTGACGGCACGATGATGCCTTCCTTCTACAAGACCGAAGGCTTCATTCGCCCGGGCAAAGCCTACACCGGCAAGGCTGCGGATGACACGTTTGCTCCGCTTCTGTCGGCCCAACAGATCGAGGACGTGGTGGCTTATCTCGTCACGCTCAAGGAATAG
- a CDS encoding cytochrome c biogenesis CcdA family protein, whose amino-acid sequence MFDVTIVSALLGGLIVFFSPCVLPIVPFYLSYMAGASMSEISGDGTLAPGVRRRAFLASIMFSLGIITVFVLLGAAAFGLSQAFRGVQVEFRIFAALVVFVLGLHFLGVLRIGFLNRVFQMDAGETRNMSILGAYVVGFAFAAGWTPCVGGVLTAVIFTASTEATAMRGLMLMLVFGVAMTAPFVIASLFIGPFLRFAAKFRRHLPKVEKAMGLLLIFFAVLIATDSVNYIAQWMLETFPAFQNI is encoded by the coding sequence ATGTTTGATGTCACGATTGTGAGCGCTCTTTTGGGTGGGCTGATCGTCTTCTTCTCGCCTTGTGTTCTGCCGATCGTGCCGTTTTACCTCAGCTATATGGCTGGTGCGTCCATGTCCGAGATCAGCGGGGATGGCACGCTGGCGCCGGGGGTGCGGCGGCGGGCGTTTCTGGCGTCGATCATGTTCTCGCTTGGGATTATCACCGTCTTCGTCCTGCTTGGTGCGGCGGCCTTCGGGCTGAGTCAGGCGTTTCGAGGAGTGCAGGTAGAGTTCCGTATTTTCGCGGCATTGGTCGTTTTCGTCCTGGGGCTGCATTTTCTCGGCGTTCTGCGGATCGGGTTTCTCAACCGGGTGTTCCAGATGGATGCGGGTGAGACCCGCAACATGTCGATTCTCGGCGCGTATGTCGTCGGATTTGCCTTTGCTGCCGGATGGACGCCCTGCGTGGGCGGGGTGCTCACTGCAGTGATCTTCACCGCCAGCACCGAGGCGACGGCGATGCGTGGGCTGATGCTGATGCTTGTCTTTGGCGTGGCGATGACCGCGCCTTTCGTGATTGCTTCGCTATTCATCGGCCCGTTCCTGCGCTTTGCCGCGAAGTTCCGGCGGCACCTGCCGAAGGTCGAAAAGGCCATGGGCCTGCTGCTGATTTTCTTTGCGGTGCTCATCGCCACCGATAGTGTGAATTACATTGCCCAATGGATGCTGGAGACCTTTCCGGCGTTCCAGAACATATAG
- the soxY gene encoding thiosulfate oxidation carrier protein SoxY has translation MKFTRRNAMVLGTGAFVTLGLPIRAFAAGEAQIEAFTGGAEMADSGVTLTAPEIAENGNTVPISVDAPGASEIMVLALGNPTPPVATFKFGPMAASHSASTRIRLAGTQDVVAIAKMADGSFAKASSTVKVTIGGCGG, from the coding sequence ATGAAATTCACAAGACGCAATGCGATGGTCCTGGGCACCGGTGCCTTTGTGACCCTCGGCCTGCCGATCCGCGCCTTTGCTGCCGGCGAAGCACAGATCGAAGCCTTCACCGGCGGGGCTGAGATGGCCGATAGCGGGGTGACGCTGACGGCCCCCGAGATCGCTGAGAATGGTAACACCGTACCGATTTCGGTTGATGCCCCCGGGGCTTCGGAAATCATGGTGCTGGCGCTGGGCAACCCGACGCCTCCGGTGGCGACGTTCAAATTCGGCCCGATGGCCGCATCGCACTCCGCTTCCACGCGTATCCGCCTGGCCGGAACGCAGGATGTGGTGGCAATCGCCAAGATGGCCGACGGCTCTTTCGCGAAAGCGTCAAGCACGGTCAAGGTTACAATCGGCGGCTGCGGCGGCTAA
- the soxZ gene encoding thiosulfate oxidation carrier complex protein SoxZ: MAKGVKPRVKVPKSAAAGDAITIKTLISHKMESGQRKDKDGNVIPRSIINRFTCDFNGENVIDVTLEPAISTNPYFEFEAKVPEAGEFKFTWYDDDGSVYEEAKSISVS, translated from the coding sequence ATGGCCAAAGGTGTAAAACCCCGCGTCAAGGTCCCGAAGTCGGCTGCGGCTGGCGATGCGATCACGATCAAGACGCTGATCAGCCACAAAATGGAAAGTGGTCAGCGCAAGGATAAGGATGGCAATGTCATCCCGCGTTCGATCATCAATCGCTTCACCTGCGACTTCAACGGTGAGAACGTCATCGACGTGACCCTGGAGCCGGCAATCTCGACAAACCCGTATTTCGAATTTGAAGCCAAGGTCCCCGAGGCCGGCGAGTTCAAGTTCACCTGGTATGACGACGATGGCTCGGTCTACGAGGAAGCCAAGTCGATCAGCGTGAGCTGA